Proteins encoded by one window of Corynebacterium amycolatum:
- the trpD gene encoding anthranilate phosphoribosyltransferase, translated as MSEIGDKRAVENWRHVLSTIGAGREVSGEGIRFAMDQIMSGASGDIQTATFAFGLLAKGITAAELDAAAEGMLSFARPVHDPQLAGVIERGAVDIVGTGGDGANTVNISTMSMIVIAASGVPVLKHGNRAASSKSGGADMLEAFGIDIENGLVTSPEHPDFYVRFLFAARFHPAMRFAGPVRKELAVPTVFNLLGPLTNPARPQASLIGCAFEDQMETMADTFARRGQRALVVRGSDGLDEITVTGPTKVFIVENGEVAEDVIDPHDYGMEYSEIDALRGGDPAYNADVARRIWAGELEGSIRDAVILNSAAAIAISRGLGGRPLKEAMADSIEEVKETLQSGLCLDIVTAAMKG; from the coding sequence ATGAGCGAGATCGGCGATAAGAGGGCGGTCGAAAACTGGCGCCATGTTCTTTCCACGATTGGCGCTGGCCGCGAAGTTTCCGGTGAGGGCATTCGATTCGCCATGGATCAGATCATGTCAGGTGCTTCCGGAGACATCCAGACCGCAACGTTTGCTTTCGGTCTCCTCGCCAAGGGGATTACGGCTGCCGAGCTCGATGCTGCGGCTGAGGGCATGCTTTCGTTTGCCCGCCCAGTTCATGATCCACAGCTCGCCGGTGTTATTGAGCGCGGTGCAGTCGATATCGTCGGCACCGGTGGTGATGGCGCAAATACCGTCAACATCTCCACGATGTCCATGATTGTTATCGCGGCCAGTGGTGTGCCGGTGCTCAAGCACGGTAACCGCGCGGCTTCCTCGAAGTCGGGCGGAGCTGACATGCTAGAGGCCTTTGGCATCGACATTGAGAACGGTCTCGTTACTTCTCCGGAACATCCGGACTTCTACGTGCGCTTCCTCTTTGCCGCTCGCTTTCATCCGGCCATGCGCTTCGCTGGACCGGTGCGTAAGGAGCTAGCGGTTCCGACAGTCTTCAACCTGTTGGGGCCGCTGACGAATCCAGCACGCCCGCAGGCAAGCTTGATTGGCTGTGCCTTCGAAGATCAGATGGAGACGATGGCGGACACCTTCGCCCGCCGTGGTCAGCGCGCGTTGGTGGTACGCGGAAGCGATGGTCTCGACGAGATTACTGTTACTGGCCCCACCAAGGTCTTTATTGTGGAAAACGGTGAAGTTGCCGAAGATGTCATCGATCCACATGACTATGGCATGGAGTACTCCGAAATTGACGCGCTGCGTGGCGGTGACCCCGCGTACAACGCTGATGTTGCACGTCGCATTTGGGCTGGCGAACTCGAAGGTTCGATTCGCGATGCAGTCATCCTTAACTCCGCCGCCGCAATCGCCATTTCGCGTGGTCTGGGTGGCCGTCCGCTAAAGGAAGCTATGGCCGACTCCATTGAAGAGGTCAAGGAAACGCTCCAGTCGGGGCTGTGCCTGGACATCGTTACCGCGGCGATGAAGGGTTAA
- a CDS encoding NlpC/P60 family protein: MSRHRASRRRHNSRRGVVGLTVVAGLTFGSVGLAPIASAQDEQPAPDLATADGIIAELEKISRDTEAISEEVTELDSQVQAKEEELRHAEGELKRSEDQVLRAQDDLKALSGEISYFAKKRMRGEIVDPLSAALGSASAQDAIDRTGYINKMFRDNDEVVSRAVQARKDAEEGKVNALRLQGDIRKQLDGLAKRRDDLDKRSAEFDERAEHVKSMVDALSPEQREIWISKNNPITEGLDKLLGSSAAVDAAMSKLGSPYSWGAAGPSAFDCSGLMYWAYQQIGKSIPRTSQAQLAGGTPVSRDQLQPGDIIGYYPGITHVGMYIGNGQIVHASDYGIPVQVVSIDQGGPYQGAVRF; this comes from the coding sequence TTGTCGCGTCACCGTGCCTCTCGCCGTCGCCACAACTCTCGTCGCGGTGTAGTCGGGCTGACGGTCGTGGCTGGGCTAACCTTTGGCTCCGTAGGTTTGGCGCCGATTGCGTCTGCGCAGGATGAACAGCCAGCCCCGGATCTGGCTACTGCAGACGGCATTATTGCAGAGCTGGAGAAGATTTCTCGGGATACCGAAGCGATTTCGGAGGAAGTTACCGAGCTGGATTCTCAGGTTCAGGCCAAGGAAGAGGAACTCCGGCACGCCGAGGGGGAGCTGAAGCGCTCTGAGGATCAGGTTCTCCGAGCACAGGATGACCTCAAGGCGCTCTCTGGCGAGATTTCCTACTTCGCGAAGAAGCGGATGCGTGGTGAAATCGTCGACCCGTTGTCGGCCGCACTGGGATCTGCCAGTGCTCAGGACGCTATCGACCGTACCGGTTACATCAATAAGATGTTCCGCGACAACGATGAAGTCGTCAGCCGTGCGGTGCAAGCCCGTAAGGATGCCGAGGAGGGTAAGGTCAATGCGCTGCGTCTGCAGGGAGATATCCGCAAGCAGCTCGATGGTCTGGCTAAGCGTCGCGATGATTTGGACAAGCGCAGCGCTGAATTTGATGAGCGCGCCGAGCATGTCAAGTCCATGGTTGATGCGCTGAGCCCCGAACAGCGGGAAATCTGGATTTCCAAGAACAACCCAATTACCGAAGGGCTGGATAAACTGCTCGGATCTTCCGCCGCAGTTGATGCCGCGATGTCGAAGCTGGGTTCCCCGTACTCGTGGGGAGCTGCTGGTCCCTCCGCATTCGACTGTTCCGGTCTGATGTACTGGGCGTACCAGCAGATTGGTAAGTCCATTCCGCGTACTTCGCAGGCACAGCTCGCCGGTGGCACCCCGGTAAGCCGTGACCAGCTGCAGCCAGGTGACATCATCGGTTACTACCCGGGCATTACCCACGTAGGCATGTACATCGGCAATGGTCAGATTGTCCATGCTTCCGACTACGGCATTCCGGTCCAGGTCGTTTCCATCGACCAGGGCGGCCCGTACCAAGGCGCTGTCCGCTTCTAA
- a CDS encoding C40 family peptidase, protein MGKHHRRSNFARNAVAFGATVAGVTALAVPTANANPLNDIQGALNGFDTPQVAGLQDVVGKFNDVAGEVTSGSVANVAAPSTGSAIVSAARSKIGSPYVWGATGPNSFDCSGLTSWAYQQVGKSIPRTSQAQASQGTAVSSPALGDIVSFYSGATHVGIFSGNGNVIHAPQSGDVVKEAPMNYMPVHNFVRF, encoded by the coding sequence ATGGGCAAGCACCACCGCCGTTCTAACTTTGCACGCAACGCAGTCGCATTTGGCGCAACCGTCGCCGGCGTTACCGCTCTCGCAGTTCCGACCGCTAACGCTAACCCGCTGAACGACATCCAGGGCGCACTGAACGGCTTCGATACCCCGCAGGTTGCAGGTCTGCAGGATGTTGTTGGCAAGTTCAATGATGTCGCAGGTGAGGTTACCTCCGGCAGCGTTGCAAACGTTGCAGCACCGTCCACTGGTTCGGCTATCGTCTCCGCCGCACGTTCCAAGATCGGTTCCCCGTACGTGTGGGGTGCCACCGGTCCGAACTCTTTCGACTGCTCCGGTCTGACCTCCTGGGCATACCAGCAGGTCGGTAAGTCGATCCCGCGCACCTCCCAGGCGCAGGCTTCCCAGGGCACCGCGGTCTCCAGCCCGGCACTGGGTGACATCGTTTCCTTCTACTCTGGCGCTACCCACGTCGGCATCTTCTCCGGTAACGGCAATGTGATTCACGCTCCGCAGTCCGGCGATGTCGTCAAGGAAGCTCCGATGAACTACATGCCGGTTCACAACTTCGTCCGCTTCTAA
- a CDS encoding ubiquinol-cytochrome c reductase iron-sulfur subunit, with protein MSNNENKKYSSEELSKMSNADLARLGAELDDVTIAYRKERFPIANDPAEKRAARGVAIWLALSVILGLAFIAIYLFYPWHYKGHGEEGLWLYTMYTPLLGITIGGCIVTLGIGAVKFTKRFIPEEISVQRRHDGPSEEVDQKTIVALLNDSWQTSTLGRRSAIKGLLGTGAVLAGIGMILPLGGMIKNPWKPRHDVDVTGDGTLWTTGWTLVEQGHKVYLGRDTGAIAEEGAHGYTTKGVSRLVRLRPEDLSAGSMETVFPLPEEDVNDGDKYSKDADVYEAHMHSIHGSRNSVMLIRLRSQDAEKAILRKDQEDFHYGDYFAYSKICTHIGCPTSLYEQQTNRILCPCHQSQFDALHYGKPVFGPAARALPQLPISVDEEGYMYAEGNFVEPVGPAFWERQS; from the coding sequence ATGAGTAATAACGAAAACAAGAAGTACAGCTCCGAAGAGCTGTCAAAGATGAGCAATGCGGATCTCGCTCGTCTGGGCGCTGAACTCGACGACGTGACCATTGCCTACCGCAAGGAACGCTTCCCGATTGCCAACGACCCGGCTGAAAAGCGCGCGGCCCGTGGCGTCGCCATCTGGCTGGCTCTGTCGGTCATTCTTGGCCTGGCATTCATCGCCATCTACCTGTTCTACCCGTGGCACTACAAGGGTCACGGCGAAGAGGGGCTGTGGCTGTACACCATGTACACCCCGCTGCTGGGTATCACCATCGGTGGCTGTATCGTCACCCTGGGTATTGGTGCAGTTAAGTTCACCAAGCGCTTCATCCCGGAAGAGATTTCGGTTCAGCGCCGCCACGATGGTCCGTCCGAAGAGGTCGACCAGAAGACCATCGTTGCCCTGCTGAACGATTCTTGGCAGACTTCCACCCTGGGCCGTCGCTCCGCCATCAAGGGTCTCCTTGGTACCGGTGCCGTCCTGGCTGGTATCGGCATGATTCTTCCGCTTGGCGGCATGATTAAGAACCCGTGGAAGCCACGCCACGACGTTGACGTCACTGGTGACGGAACTCTGTGGACCACCGGTTGGACTCTTGTCGAGCAGGGCCACAAGGTTTACCTCGGCCGCGACACCGGTGCTATCGCTGAAGAGGGTGCACACGGCTACACCACCAAGGGCGTTTCCCGCCTGGTTCGCCTCCGCCCAGAGGATCTGTCCGCAGGTTCTATGGAGACTGTCTTCCCGCTTCCGGAAGAGGACGTCAACGACGGCGACAAGTACTCCAAGGATGCCGATGTCTACGAGGCACACATGCACTCGATTCACGGCTCCCGCAACTCGGTCATGCTGATTCGTCTGCGTTCCCAGGACGCTGAAAAGGCAATCCTGCGCAAGGATCAGGAAGACTTCCACTACGGCGACTACTTCGCCTACTCGAAGATTTGTACACACATTGGTTGCCCGACTTCTCTGTACGAACAGCAGACGAACCGTATTCTCTGCCCATGCCACCAGTCGCAGTTCGATGCACTGCACTACGGCAAGCCGGTCTTCGGTCCAGCTGCTCGCGCTCTTCCGCAGCTGCCGATCAGCGTTGATGAAGAAGGCTACATGTACGCAGAGGGCAACTTCGTTGAGCCCGTCGGTCCGGCATTCTGGGAGCGTCAATCATGA
- a CDS encoding c-type cytochrome: MENTTSETKDTTSLAAAPKSKGRRKMRRTASGIMAMALALTGAGFLANALTPDAQTATAQQDEAAIIQQGKELYDVACITCHGANLQGVKDRGKSLIGVGEGSVYFQVHSGRMPMLRNEAQAARKTPRYSEEQTLAIAAYVRANGGGAGIVRDEDGSIAMESLRGKNAGPNGELDQADVARGSELFRLNCASCHNFTGRGGALSSGKYAPVLDPANEQEIYQAMLTGPQNMPKFSDRQLSADEKKDIIAYIKNSKETPTQGGWGIGGIGPVAEGLVMWIVGIVALVAAALWIGSRR; the protein is encoded by the coding sequence ATGGAAAACACTACCTCCGAAACCAAGGACACCACGTCCTTGGCTGCGGCCCCGAAGTCAAAGGGCCGCCGCAAGATGCGCCGTACTGCCTCCGGTATTATGGCTATGGCTCTCGCCCTCACCGGCGCGGGCTTCCTCGCTAATGCTCTGACCCCTGATGCACAGACGGCTACTGCTCAGCAGGATGAAGCCGCAATCATTCAGCAGGGTAAGGAGCTTTATGACGTTGCTTGTATTACTTGCCACGGCGCCAACCTCCAGGGCGTTAAGGACCGCGGTAAGTCACTGATTGGCGTCGGCGAGGGTTCGGTTTACTTCCAGGTTCACTCCGGTCGTATGCCGATGCTTCGCAATGAGGCTCAGGCAGCACGTAAGACCCCGCGTTACTCCGAAGAGCAGACGCTGGCTATCGCAGCCTACGTCCGGGCTAATGGTGGCGGCGCAGGCATTGTCCGCGACGAAGACGGCTCCATTGCTATGGAGTCGCTGCGCGGTAAGAACGCCGGCCCGAACGGTGAGCTTGACCAGGCTGACGTTGCTCGCGGTTCCGAACTGTTCCGCCTGAACTGTGCATCCTGCCACAACTTCACCGGTCGTGGCGGTGCACTGTCCAGCGGTAAGTACGCACCAGTCCTGGATCCTGCAAATGAGCAGGAAATTTACCAGGCCATGCTGACCGGCCCGCAGAACATGCCGAAGTTCTCTGACCGCCAGCTATCTGCTGACGAGAAGAAGGACATCATCGCCTACATCAAGAACTCCAAGGAAACTCCGACCCAGGGTGGTTGGGGTATTGGTGGCATCGGCCCGGTTGCTGAAGGCCTTGTCATGTGGATTGTAGGCATCGTCGCTCTCGTAGCGGCCGCTCTTTGGATTGGATCCCGCCGATGA
- a CDS encoding cytochrome b yields the protein MSNPTKLATAAKNMDDRYTLSGGMRKQLNKVFPTHWSFLLGEIALYSFVVLLFSGVYLTLFFDPSMSKVIYDGAYAPLNGVEMSRAYETALQISFEVRGGLFIRQIHHWGALLFAVSIMAHMFRIFFTGAFRKPREANWVIGSILLLLSVAEGFMGYSLPDDLLSGVGLRIMSAIIIGLPIIGTWLHWMMFNGDFPGDMIIPRLYIAHVLILPALLLGLIAAHLALVWYQKHTQFPGAGRTENNVVGVRILPIFAVKSVSFGLITFGFLALFAGIFQINAIWNLGPYNPAQVSAGSQPDIYMLWTDGAARVMPPWELYLGSYTIPAVFWVALLCGILVVLLFAYPFIEAKITGDNAHHNLLQRPRDVPVRSGLGAMALVFYTLLTLSGGNDLIAYHFQISLNVMTWVGRIGLIILPPIAYFVTYRICIGLQRSDRAVLEHGIETGIINQLPDGSFIEVHQPLGPVDEHGHAVPLEYQGAYVPKTMNELGAAGNPGRGSFFSPDSPEIAEEAARIEHENHEQQAQMFRDLEAQNAEERRQLEH from the coding sequence ATGAGTAATCCAACGAAACTAGCAACCGCTGCTAAGAATATGGATGACCGCTACACCCTGTCTGGCGGCATGCGTAAGCAGCTCAATAAGGTATTCCCTACCCACTGGTCCTTCCTGCTGGGTGAGATTGCACTCTACTCCTTCGTAGTCCTGCTCTTCTCGGGTGTTTACCTGACTCTGTTCTTCGACCCGTCGATGTCGAAGGTCATTTACGACGGTGCCTACGCGCCACTCAACGGTGTCGAGATGTCTCGCGCCTACGAGACCGCCCTGCAGATCTCCTTCGAGGTTCGCGGTGGTCTGTTCATTCGCCAGATCCACCACTGGGGTGCTCTTCTGTTCGCCGTGTCCATCATGGCGCACATGTTCCGCATCTTCTTCACCGGCGCATTCCGCAAGCCGCGTGAAGCTAACTGGGTCATCGGTTCCATCCTCCTGCTGCTGTCCGTGGCAGAGGGCTTCATGGGTTACTCCCTGCCGGACGACCTGCTTTCCGGCGTTGGTCTGCGTATTATGTCCGCAATCATCATCGGTCTGCCGATTATCGGCACCTGGCTGCACTGGATGATGTTCAACGGCGACTTCCCGGGTGACATGATCATCCCACGCCTGTACATTGCACACGTGCTGATTCTCCCTGCTCTGCTGCTGGGCCTGATCGCCGCTCACCTGGCTCTGGTCTGGTACCAGAAGCACACCCAGTTCCCCGGCGCAGGTCGTACCGAGAACAACGTCGTCGGCGTTCGTATCCTCCCGATCTTCGCGGTCAAGTCCGTTTCCTTCGGTCTGATTACCTTCGGCTTCCTGGCGCTGTTCGCTGGTATCTTCCAGATCAACGCAATTTGGAACCTTGGACCGTACAACCCAGCGCAGGTTTCCGCCGGTTCCCAGCCGGATATCTACATGCTGTGGACTGACGGTGCTGCCCGTGTCATGCCGCCGTGGGAGCTCTACCTGGGCTCCTACACGATCCCGGCAGTCTTCTGGGTCGCCCTGCTCTGTGGTATTTTGGTCGTCCTGCTCTTCGCCTACCCGTTCATCGAGGCGAAGATCACCGGCGACAACGCCCACCACAACCTGCTGCAGCGTCCGCGCGACGTGCCGGTTCGCTCCGGCCTTGGTGCCATGGCTCTGGTCTTCTACACCCTGCTGACTCTGTCCGGTGGTAACGACCTGATTGCATACCACTTCCAGATCTCGCTGAACGTGATGACCTGGGTTGGTCGTATCGGTCTGATTATCCTGCCGCCGATCGCTTACTTCGTCACTTACCGAATCTGCATCGGCCTGCAGCGCTCTGACCGCGCTGTCCTGGAGCACGGCATTGAGACGGGCATCATCAACCAGCTGCCTGATGGTTCCTTCATCGAGGTCCACCAGCCGCTAGGCCCGGTCGACGAGCACGGCCACGCCGTTCCGCTCGAGTACCAGGGAGCTTACGTCCCGAAGACCATGAACGAACTGGGCGCCGCTGGTAACCCGGGTCGCGGTAGCTTCTTCAGCCCGGACTCCCCGGAGATCGCCGAAGAGGCAGCTCGCATCGAGCACGAGAACCACGAGCAGCAGGCTCAGATGTTCCGTGACCTCGAAGCTCAGAACGCTGAAGAGCGTCGCCAGCTCGAGCACTAA
- a CDS encoding glycosyltransferase family 4 protein produces MSARVLLITNDFPPRDGGIESYLRDFCARLDPENLVVLASSRASKEKLRAYDESLPYRVYRMRDSVLLPLPHVARRAAQIIRAERIDTVWFGAAAPLGLLADACRRAGATRIVATTHGHEVGWSMLPLARQMLGRIGKNSDVVTYISRYTRGRFATAFGPQTAFEHLPSGVDIERFSPDPEAGQKIRQHHGIGESQPLIVCISRLVRRKGQDMLIRSMPKVLEQHPGARLLIVGVGPLNRELEKLAAKLGVSEQVIFVGKVSYDDLPAYYNAASVFAMPARTRGRGLDVEGLGIVYLEAQACGVPVIAGKSGGAPETVIDGETGIVVDGVSQRSVATGLVEILDDPERAAAMGACGREHVVQSWTWEVMAARARRILRTCAIPL; encoded by the coding sequence ATGTCTGCGCGCGTACTGCTCATTACGAATGACTTCCCGCCTCGCGATGGTGGAATCGAGTCCTACCTGCGCGATTTCTGTGCTCGTTTGGATCCAGAGAACCTCGTAGTCCTCGCATCCTCGCGAGCTTCCAAAGAAAAGCTCCGCGCCTACGACGAGTCGCTACCGTACCGTGTTTACCGCATGCGTGATTCCGTGCTGCTGCCACTGCCGCACGTAGCTCGTCGCGCCGCTCAGATCATTCGCGCCGAACGCATTGACACCGTCTGGTTTGGTGCCGCCGCGCCACTTGGTTTGCTTGCCGACGCATGTCGTCGCGCAGGTGCTACCCGCATCGTTGCTACCACTCACGGACATGAAGTGGGCTGGTCGATGCTGCCATTGGCTCGCCAGATGCTGGGGCGAATTGGTAAGAACTCCGATGTTGTGACCTATATTTCCCGCTACACCCGTGGTCGTTTTGCGACAGCCTTTGGCCCGCAAACAGCGTTTGAACACCTGCCTTCTGGTGTCGATATCGAGAGGTTTTCCCCGGACCCCGAGGCGGGACAGAAGATCCGGCAGCACCACGGAATTGGTGAGTCCCAGCCGCTTATCGTCTGTATTTCTCGGCTAGTGCGCCGCAAAGGGCAAGATATGCTGATTCGCAGCATGCCTAAGGTTCTTGAGCAGCACCCAGGTGCCAGATTGCTGATTGTGGGCGTCGGTCCGTTGAATCGAGAGTTGGAAAAGCTGGCAGCAAAGCTTGGGGTCTCCGAGCAGGTCATTTTTGTCGGCAAGGTCTCCTATGATGATCTCCCCGCCTATTACAATGCAGCCAGCGTTTTCGCCATGCCCGCCCGAACCCGAGGCCGTGGCCTCGATGTAGAAGGCCTCGGCATTGTCTACTTGGAAGCACAGGCCTGCGGTGTCCCTGTCATAGCTGGCAAGTCTGGTGGCGCCCCGGAGACAGTTATCGATGGTGAAACTGGCATCGTTGTCGACGGGGTCTCGCAGCGCAGCGTCGCCACCGGACTGGTTGAAATTTTGGATGATCCGGAGCGCGCGGCGGCGATGGGAGCCTGTGGTCGGGAGCATGTTGTGCAGTCGTGGACCTGGGAGGTCATGGCTGCTCGGGCTCGCCGAATTCTCCGAACCTGCGCAATCCCTTTATAA
- a CDS encoding cytochrome c oxidase subunit 3: MTSAVENQGMTAPRRAATLNRPNMVSVGTIVFLSQELMFFAGLFAMYFVSRANGQGDSWDWGTGHLNVPYALVITVILVSSSFTAQWGVFAAERGDVFALRKWYALSTALGAIFLVGQAYEYFTLVSHGLTIQNSIYGSVFFITTGFHAAHVLAGVLAFVVVLIRTSKAKFTPAQATAAIVVSYYWHFVDVVWIGLFITIYFIQ; this comes from the coding sequence GTGACGAGCGCAGTTGAAAATCAAGGTATGACAGCACCACGTCGTGCTGCGACACTGAACCGACCGAATATGGTCAGTGTCGGCACGATTGTGTTCCTGTCTCAGGAATTAATGTTCTTCGCCGGTCTGTTCGCGATGTACTTCGTGTCACGCGCGAACGGCCAGGGCGATTCGTGGGATTGGGGTACCGGCCACCTCAACGTCCCGTACGCACTAGTGATCACCGTGATCCTAGTGTCGTCTTCGTTCACTGCCCAGTGGGGCGTGTTCGCGGCCGAGCGTGGCGACGTTTTCGCACTCCGTAAGTGGTACGCACTGTCTACCGCCCTGGGTGCAATCTTCCTCGTTGGCCAGGCTTACGAGTACTTCACCCTGGTTAGCCACGGTCTGACCATTCAGAACTCCATTTACGGTTCGGTCTTCTTCATCACCACCGGATTCCACGCAGCCCACGTTCTCGCGGGTGTGCTGGCTTTCGTTGTGGTGCTTATCCGTACCTCCAAGGCGAAGTTCACCCCGGCACAGGCCACTGCTGCCATTGTGGTCTCGTACTACTGGCACTTCGTCGACGTCGTGTGGATTGGCCTGTTCATCACCATCTACTTCATCCAGTAG
- a CDS encoding DEDD exonuclease domain-containing protein has translation MNSGQQHFPLEGSVDDSLFNTTFVVVDLETTGLKAKNDHIIEIGAIKTRGGKTIGTFSSFIDPGMEIPDHITSLTGITTADVETAPQLGTVITQFLEFARGSVWVAHNAKFDIGFLRQACTDLGLDWPSPSVVDTLTLARRVLDRSQVGSFKLSQLARYVGSPNRPTHRALDDAIATVDVLHYLMERLVGDEVQTASELVHYSPTVAPEVRAKRHLADRAPHTPGVYVFRSRNDDPLYIGTALDLRRRLLQYFNGTDSRRKITEMVSLAERVEIIECLHGFAAEIREARLISALRPPYNRQRTEPTRGWYIIPASPGRPAKISRTVTDARSLGPFRTRDTATAIRDRFSALNDDFAITTAQISTTGADEIADMIAEISALAKAHRFQRTAVQRDRTAEFIISLDKQQRLSMLAAIPSLQAAFPDGNGGWHLAEIRYGRLAGASTAPRGADMSYIIDLMESSAQTVTPDDSLYKGASIDELSIVWKWLQRPEVRIKPTGGEFSYPRLGAGKYLQWAIDAQQARREARREP, from the coding sequence GTGAATTCAGGACAACAGCACTTCCCTCTCGAAGGCTCCGTCGATGATTCTCTTTTCAACACCACCTTTGTCGTCGTAGACCTAGAAACGACTGGACTAAAGGCCAAGAACGACCACATCATTGAAATTGGGGCCATCAAAACCCGTGGCGGCAAGACAATTGGCACCTTTTCCAGCTTCATCGACCCCGGCATGGAGATTCCCGACCACATCACATCTCTCACCGGCATCACTACCGCCGATGTTGAAACTGCCCCACAGCTCGGCACAGTTATTACTCAGTTCCTCGAATTTGCTCGGGGAAGCGTCTGGGTTGCGCATAATGCCAAGTTCGATATTGGATTCCTCCGCCAGGCTTGCACAGATTTGGGCCTAGATTGGCCAAGCCCCAGCGTCGTAGACACTCTCACGTTGGCGCGTCGCGTCCTTGACCGCTCACAAGTTGGCAGTTTCAAGCTCTCACAGCTCGCACGGTACGTCGGTTCTCCGAATCGCCCCACCCACCGGGCGCTTGACGACGCAATCGCAACCGTCGACGTCCTTCACTACCTCATGGAGAGACTAGTCGGCGATGAAGTACAAACAGCGTCCGAGCTAGTGCATTACTCGCCGACCGTCGCTCCGGAGGTTCGTGCTAAACGGCATCTTGCCGATCGAGCTCCGCACACCCCTGGTGTCTATGTTTTTCGGTCAAGAAATGACGACCCCTTATATATAGGTACAGCTCTCGATTTGCGACGTAGACTTCTGCAGTATTTCAACGGCACTGATTCTCGTCGCAAGATTACGGAAATGGTCTCTCTAGCCGAACGCGTCGAGATCATCGAATGCCTGCACGGCTTCGCAGCAGAAATCCGCGAGGCTCGTCTGATCTCTGCACTCCGTCCGCCCTACAACCGACAACGTACCGAACCGACCCGCGGCTGGTACATCATCCCCGCTAGCCCCGGTCGGCCTGCCAAGATTAGCCGAACAGTCACCGACGCCCGCAGCCTAGGTCCTTTCCGCACGCGCGACACCGCTACTGCCATCCGCGACAGGTTCTCCGCACTTAACGACGACTTTGCGATAACAACCGCCCAGATCTCCACCACCGGCGCAGACGAGATCGCAGACATGATTGCTGAGATATCAGCACTTGCCAAAGCACACCGCTTCCAACGCACGGCAGTGCAGCGTGACCGCACTGCGGAGTTCATTATCAGCTTGGATAAGCAGCAGCGCCTGAGCATGCTTGCCGCCATCCCATCTCTGCAAGCCGCTTTCCCCGATGGCAATGGTGGCTGGCACCTAGCGGAAATTCGCTATGGCAGGCTGGCCGGCGCCAGCACCGCACCGCGTGGCGCGGATATGAGCTACATCATCGACCTCATGGAGAGTTCAGCCCAAACAGTCACTCCAGATGACTCCTTATATAAAGGAGCATCAATTGATGAACTCAGTATTGTCTGGAAATGGCTGCAGCGCCCGGAGGTACGAATAAAGCCCACCGGAGGCGAGTTTTCCTACCCCAGGTTGGGCGCAGGAAAATACCTTCAGTGGGCAATTGACGCGCAGCAAGCACGTCGTGAAGCGCGACGCGAACCTTAA